A single window of Magnetococcus marinus MC-1 DNA harbors:
- a CDS encoding DAHL domain-containing protein, which translates to MLSPLRTFIFALFPQSRAAKLGLLAVVALVMMLPALYLLGLGVNVQQHMQTLNHFSLVKQDIMQMGERIIRTDARLYPHFDPLVAVVQRLKRDVKQLETMLGVYESPGIDEALTPLKRMLALNQAYVENFKSHRALLNNFLDYFPNAWSESLAQLRMQQGDAVLHPLLDEVMAAFITMAHGTPLRDRAGVHALLEQVMASALTLDTRQRRGIITMVRYAQAILHYEDDLKEILQGIEQTDLNAQLGVLEERYMQLYSQHQQKSSHYRLLLFMGTLLLAGLVVWSFLRQRRNGLSLEAAIKQLAFQKFAMDQHAIVSIADATGNITYVNEKFCLVSGYAESELLGNNHRVLSSGHHGATFFQEMWHTIEQGNVWHGELKNRAKEGGFFWVASTIVPFLDSQGKPYQYISIRTDITQRKRVEEQHEKQKIFLQGITDAMGEGLFAVDREGACIFINKQAERMLGWSAEEIHLKKMQGLIHASTRIADAYQWPALRSMDEAAPARSEDEHFINRSGQMFPVSMVAVPLEEGERIVGSVVVFQDISVRKQQEQVLQGAVRAADQANRAKSDFLANMSHEIRTPMNAILGMSHLAIRTSNDPRQRAYLQKIHGAAQSLLHIINDILDFAKVEAGKMEMEMVPFNLDEVLDTLATLTSVKADEKGLALIFRRHLDLPQRVVGDALRLNQILLNLTGNAVKFTEQGSVVVNVEKVQQQGDQIVLRFSVQDTGIGMDESQIQQLFVAFEQADSSITRRYGGRGLGLAICKQLVNLMAGELSVQSTPEVGSCFTFTVPFTVVQEQVVDAIVPQGIRGRVVLLADGSALARRVVAEMLKHMGCDVLEAEQVEQLLTALQAKIGPDMVLLDSSMVDAQGAHAYAAIRQADAGGACPVLVMHTHGDREQVLAWMAKDKQLGHVQKPLTPSRLLEGMVQLLVDEGRVTGLSGETDVIARYKPLLTGANILLVEDNGVNQEVAFELLSMVGVEVTVADNGSQALSFLEQASFDLVLMDIQMPVMDGYAATQAIRQNMSLTLPIIAMTATVMEADQARALAVGMNGHVSKPIEPHKLYEMLLRWLPSKGEPSRAVARLRLPGDETEPDVTLPEQLPGINIPLGVQRLVGNKSLYLTLLQRFYQDQKEIMVQIREGLARKDFNTCMMQAHTLKGVAVSLGALPLAACAGVLETACKQRDERATTQALIPLAQSLSEVMAGLQPLTVEAQTALPERPVGGDSRTAQLYSLLQALVEPLEMRQPKACQPIVAQLQESSLPGSYETPITMLLSHIQRYRMKEAEQLVQTLLQRLAGECTDES; encoded by the coding sequence ATGCTGTCACCACTGCGTACTTTTATTTTTGCTCTGTTCCCGCAGTCACGTGCCGCTAAATTGGGCCTGCTGGCCGTGGTTGCCTTGGTGATGATGTTACCCGCACTCTACCTGTTGGGATTGGGGGTGAATGTTCAACAGCATATGCAGACACTCAACCATTTTTCCCTGGTTAAGCAGGATATTATGCAGATGGGAGAGCGCATTATCCGCACGGATGCGCGGCTCTATCCCCATTTTGACCCGCTGGTGGCTGTTGTGCAGCGGCTAAAGCGGGATGTCAAACAGCTCGAAACGATGTTGGGGGTGTATGAGAGCCCCGGGATTGACGAGGCGTTGACCCCGCTTAAGCGGATGCTAGCGCTCAATCAGGCGTATGTGGAGAATTTTAAATCCCACCGGGCTTTATTGAACAACTTTCTCGACTATTTTCCCAATGCATGGTCAGAGAGCTTGGCTCAATTACGGATGCAGCAAGGCGATGCTGTATTACACCCACTGTTGGATGAGGTGATGGCGGCATTTATCACCATGGCACATGGCACCCCACTGCGTGATCGGGCAGGTGTTCATGCACTGCTTGAGCAAGTCATGGCCAGTGCTTTAACGCTGGATACGAGGCAACGGCGTGGAATAATCACCATGGTTCGCTATGCCCAGGCTATTTTGCACTATGAGGATGATCTAAAAGAAATTTTGCAAGGGATTGAGCAGACCGATCTCAATGCGCAATTGGGTGTTTTAGAAGAGCGCTACATGCAGCTCTACAGCCAGCATCAACAAAAATCCAGTCACTACCGATTGCTCCTGTTCATGGGGACGTTGTTGCTGGCAGGGTTGGTGGTGTGGAGCTTTTTGCGGCAGCGTCGTAATGGCTTATCCTTAGAGGCCGCGATCAAGCAGTTGGCGTTTCAGAAGTTTGCGATGGATCAGCATGCCATTGTCAGCATTGCTGATGCCACCGGAAACATTACCTACGTCAATGAAAAGTTCTGTCTGGTCAGCGGCTACGCAGAGTCCGAGCTGTTGGGCAACAATCATCGTGTGCTGAGTTCGGGCCATCATGGGGCTACGTTTTTTCAGGAAATGTGGCACACCATTGAACAGGGTAACGTGTGGCATGGTGAGCTGAAAAACCGCGCCAAGGAGGGTGGTTTTTTCTGGGTTGCATCCACCATTGTCCCCTTTCTGGACAGTCAGGGTAAGCCCTACCAATATATCTCCATACGTACCGATATAACCCAACGTAAACGGGTTGAAGAGCAGCATGAAAAACAGAAGATTTTTCTTCAGGGAATCACCGATGCCATGGGCGAGGGGCTCTTTGCGGTAGACCGCGAAGGGGCTTGTATTTTTATTAATAAACAGGCCGAAAGGATGCTCGGGTGGAGTGCCGAAGAGATCCACTTAAAAAAAATGCAAGGATTGATTCACGCATCGACGCGGATTGCGGATGCCTACCAATGGCCCGCCTTGCGTAGCATGGATGAAGCGGCGCCGGCCCGTTCGGAGGATGAACATTTTATCAACCGTAGTGGGCAGATGTTCCCCGTTTCTATGGTGGCTGTGCCGCTAGAGGAAGGGGAGCGCATCGTCGGTTCGGTGGTGGTGTTTCAAGATATCTCGGTTCGCAAACAGCAAGAGCAGGTATTACAGGGTGCGGTGCGTGCGGCAGACCAAGCCAACCGTGCTAAAAGCGATTTTCTGGCCAATATGAGCCATGAAATTCGCACCCCGATGAACGCCATTCTGGGTATGAGCCATTTGGCGATACGCACCAGCAATGATCCAAGACAGCGTGCGTATTTGCAAAAAATCCATGGGGCGGCTCAATCGCTGTTGCACATCATCAACGACATTCTCGATTTTGCCAAGGTTGAGGCCGGTAAAATGGAGATGGAGATGGTTCCCTTCAACCTAGATGAGGTGCTCGATACCCTCGCGACGCTAACCTCAGTTAAAGCCGATGAGAAGGGCCTAGCCTTAATTTTTAGGCGTCACCTTGATCTGCCCCAACGGGTGGTGGGGGATGCCCTGCGTCTTAACCAGATTTTGCTCAACCTGACCGGCAATGCGGTTAAGTTTACCGAGCAGGGTAGCGTGGTGGTCAATGTAGAAAAAGTGCAGCAGCAGGGTGATCAAATCGTGCTGCGTTTCTCTGTGCAAGATACCGGTATCGGTATGGATGAGTCCCAAATCCAACAGCTCTTTGTCGCCTTTGAGCAGGCGGATAGCTCCATTACCCGGCGCTATGGTGGGCGTGGTTTGGGTTTGGCCATCTGTAAACAGTTGGTCAACCTGATGGCGGGTGAATTGAGTGTACAGAGCACGCCCGAGGTTGGCTCTTGTTTTACCTTTACGGTACCCTTTACGGTGGTGCAGGAGCAGGTGGTGGACGCCATCGTTCCCCAAGGGATACGGGGCCGTGTGGTGTTGCTGGCAGATGGTTCGGCGCTGGCGCGGCGGGTGGTTGCCGAGATGTTAAAACATATGGGTTGTGACGTGCTAGAAGCCGAGCAGGTGGAGCAGCTGCTAACCGCGTTGCAAGCCAAGATAGGTCCGGATATGGTGTTGCTTGACAGTAGCATGGTGGATGCCCAGGGCGCACACGCTTATGCCGCCATTCGTCAGGCAGATGCAGGGGGGGCTTGTCCCGTGTTGGTAATGCATACCCATGGGGACCGAGAACAGGTTTTGGCATGGATGGCCAAGGATAAACAGTTGGGCCATGTACAAAAGCCTTTAACCCCGTCGCGGTTGCTGGAAGGGATGGTGCAACTGTTGGTGGATGAGGGCCGCGTAACGGGATTGAGCGGCGAGACCGATGTCATCGCTCGTTATAAGCCCTTGTTGACAGGTGCCAATATCTTGCTGGTGGAGGATAATGGGGTTAATCAAGAGGTTGCCTTTGAGCTGCTGAGTATGGTTGGTGTCGAGGTGACGGTGGCCGATAATGGCAGCCAAGCGTTAAGCTTTTTAGAGCAAGCCAGCTTTGATCTGGTGTTAATGGATATTCAAATGCCTGTCATGGATGGTTATGCGGCGACCCAGGCGATCCGTCAAAACATGTCATTAACCCTGCCCATTATTGCCATGACCGCCACTGTTATGGAGGCCGATCAAGCGCGTGCGTTAGCCGTGGGCATGAACGGTCATGTGAGCAAACCCATAGAACCCCATAAGCTCTATGAAATGCTGTTACGTTGGCTGCCCTCTAAAGGAGAGCCGTCTAGGGCCGTTGCGCGTTTGCGTTTGCCTGGGGATGAAACGGAGCCTGACGTTACGCTGCCTGAGCAGCTACCTGGGATAAACATTCCGCTGGGGGTGCAGCGGCTGGTGGGGAATAAGAGCCTCTATCTTACCCTTCTACAGCGGTTTTATCAGGACCAAAAAGAGATCATGGTGCAGATCCGTGAAGGATTGGCACGCAAAGATTTTAACACCTGCATGATGCAGGCACACACCTTAAAGGGGGTCGCTGTGAGCCTCGGTGCCCTGCCTTTGGCCGCGTGTGCGGGCGTGCTTGAAACAGCGTGTAAACAGCGCGATGAGCGGGCGACCACCCAGGCACTTATCCCCTTGGCGCAGAGCTTGAGTGAGGTAATGGCAGGGCTACAACCTTTAACGGTTGAGGCACAGACCGCTTTGCCAGAGCGGCCTGTGGGGGGGGATAGCCGTACCGCCCAACTCTATTCACTGTTGCAAGCGTTGGTGGAGCCCTTGGAGATGCGGCAACCCAAAGCGTGTCAGCCCATTGTGGCACAGTTGCAAGAAAGCTCGTTGCCAGGGAGCTATGAGACACCCATTACGATGTTGCTTAGTCATATCCAACGTTACCGAATGAAAGAGGCTGAGCAGTTGGTGCAGACCCTGCTGCAACGGTTGGCTGGAGAGTGCACGGATGAATCATGA
- a CDS encoding cytochrome-c peroxidase translates to MEWFARKWGVGLLLWCMFALSSLAAAQEPLAPIPDGQDWQTDKAQLGGQLFHDPRFSEDNTVSCATCHPLEQGGMDGQVRSVGVLGREGLVNTPTVFNSSLNFAQMWDGRAEDLMAQIDFPLFATHEMNSSWDKVLPKLRQNADYLRQFALLYTDGMSVANIKDAIVHFERSLITPNGRFDRWLKGQEDALTLREKQGYSLFKGYGCSACHQGRGVGGNFYEKMGVMGNYFRDRGEVTLADYGRYNHTRREEHRYEFKVPSLRNVALTAPYFHDGSAKTLEDAVEVMGRYQLGREIPPEDVAKIVAFLKTLTGARLE, encoded by the coding sequence ATGGAGTGGTTTGCGCGTAAATGGGGGGTTGGGTTGCTCCTGTGGTGCATGTTTGCACTCTCTTCGTTGGCGGCGGCGCAAGAGCCGTTGGCCCCTATCCCTGATGGGCAAGATTGGCAGACCGATAAAGCACAGTTGGGGGGCCAACTGTTTCATGATCCCCGATTTTCTGAGGACAACACTGTTTCGTGTGCAACGTGTCACCCCTTGGAACAGGGGGGAATGGATGGCCAGGTTCGCTCGGTGGGCGTGTTGGGTAGAGAAGGGCTCGTCAATACGCCAACCGTCTTTAATAGTAGCCTCAACTTTGCACAAATGTGGGATGGCCGGGCCGAAGATTTGATGGCCCAAATCGACTTTCCCCTATTTGCTACCCATGAAATGAATAGCTCTTGGGATAAGGTGCTGCCCAAGCTACGACAAAATGCCGATTACCTTCGCCAGTTTGCGCTCCTTTATACCGATGGCATGAGCGTCGCCAACATTAAAGATGCCATCGTCCATTTTGAACGCAGCCTCATTACCCCCAATGGGCGCTTTGATCGTTGGTTGAAAGGGCAAGAAGATGCCCTGACTTTGCGCGAGAAGCAGGGGTACAGCCTGTTTAAGGGGTATGGGTGCAGTGCTTGCCACCAAGGTCGTGGGGTGGGGGGCAATTTTTATGAAAAAATGGGTGTGATGGGAAACTATTTTCGCGATCGAGGCGAGGTTACCCTAGCCGATTATGGCCGCTATAACCATACCCGCCGCGAAGAACACCGCTATGAGTTTAAAGTTCCCTCTCTACGCAATGTGGCCCTGACGGCCCCCTATTTTCATGATGGCTCAGCCAAAACACTGGAAGACGCGGTGGAGGTGATGGGGCGTTATCAATTGGGGCGGGAGATCCCTCCAGAGGATGTGGCAAAGATTGTGGCCTTTTTAAAAACCCTCACCGGCGCCCGGTTGGAGTAA
- a CDS encoding cold-shock protein: MSKREVGTVKFFNEQKGYGFISREDGSDVFVHFSAIQGSGFRTLTQGQKVEFDTVQGKKGLQAENVTGV, from the coding sequence ATGTCAAAGCGTGAAGTAGGTACCGTCAAATTTTTCAACGAACAAAAGGGTTACGGATTTATCTCGCGGGAAGATGGCTCCGATGTGTTCGTCCACTTCAGTGCCATACAAGGCTCTGGTTTTCGCACCCTGACACAGGGGCAAAAGGTGGAGTTTGACACGGTGCAGGGGAAAAAGGGCCTTCAAGCAGAGAATGTTACAGGCGTGTGA
- a CDS encoding class II SORL domain-containing protein: MPNISRYVDISEVDKEAKKDYIDRHSPFITCASSAKAGEKFAVNVRMGNEYSHPDDTDHYIKSIQLFNGTTLLAEANFVAGALGGTGAKGQAEVTFNVVPSGSKMRLTALSYCTKHGLWECDPVEVSVTE; encoded by the coding sequence ATGCCAAATATCAGCCGTTATGTCGATATCTCTGAAGTCGATAAAGAAGCTAAGAAGGACTATATTGATCGTCACTCTCCCTTTATTACCTGTGCCAGTTCGGCCAAGGCTGGGGAGAAGTTTGCTGTGAACGTGCGTATGGGTAATGAGTACAGCCATCCCGACGACACCGACCACTACATTAAGTCGATCCAACTGTTCAATGGCACGACTTTGTTGGCCGAAGCCAACTTTGTGGCGGGTGCTCTGGGCGGCACCGGTGCTAAGGGTCAAGCTGAAGTGACCTTTAATGTGGTGCCTTCGGGTTCCAAAATGCGCCTTACCGCACTCTCTTACTGTACCAAACATGGTCTGTGGGAGTGTGATCCGGTCGAAGTGAGTGTTACCGAGTAA
- a CDS encoding PAS domain S-box protein codes for MDHRNSLLTLYMVMVVAVVAVAAGLLLLLYQDSFAKKQAHLQDLATNQARLIDEVANFNHSYRHDYPTGAVEATISQIRDAHGKSIGFGQTGEFIIAYRKSGHSHVHFIVAHRFTQAVTPSFRENPNHLHPAMARAMAGESGFMEGTDYRGKQVLIAYAPVVKLRMGVVAKMDVQEVLAPFERILKIGLSITLLLIGGGSVAYLWVAKGVAGRMEWQHQRLAMLVEGMPAVIYTEDLRTQLPYYVSPQAVVLLGGQGCQADEPLDVWWNRHVWAEDWETLQHARQMLKKHKRPMQVEYRMVRQDGQLIWVRDVARLVCDEQGLPLLVQGMVMDVSEARHTHEKLIASEVRFRQLYENAPIAYQSLNTEGVIQNVNQAWLKKTGYELSQVLDHSLFEFLVVGQEQEVAKKFEAFLQAGYVQDLHYELRCADGRALKVSINGQVSRDRSGRLVKTHCVLTDITEQDRAAQALQESESRLRLILASTGEGLFGLDLQGNFIFANPACLRMMGYRDDRQLLGKPMLEIVSCCSSQFVRRGKGSCPISQILKTGLPNHAEGELFRRADGSFFSTEFWSHPIQQNGELVGAVVTFIDISQRVLNQTALKASELKYRTIFESVPTPLLILDTSGVVRDVNSAHQSTFGRFAGGSLMGVSIREHPGVAGSLLAESFLALAKGEPMPLQQASYTMEAEGEAIHFNVRGVPFVTRDGEGREDLQGALVIHENITDLKQTELKLRKAVEEADCATHAKGDFLAVMSHEIRTPMNLVVGMAELLLETDVNAEQKHYLEKLQKAGDTLLSLINNILDLTKLDEGQLKLLDEPFAPQALLDEVSGIISLAAEAKGLTLSCEIQEGVPERVLGDSVRIKQVLLNLLSNALKFTQQGFIRLSLTVEGAEGAQQLCYAVSDSGMGIPDYHLDEVFERFSQGDSSMTRRFGGSGLGLAICKKLVILMQGQIQVSSQVDVGAIFQIRLPLRAAALAPASSQQQVKRRLNQGVRVLLAEDAVDNRMLIQAYLRNSPHDLVMVEDGQQALQLIEEGTDFNLILMDVQMPVMDGYSATRAILAELGAQQRPPCPIVALTAHALEGDQARSLQAGCVAHLTKPIKKKILLEAIQTYARLAP; via the coding sequence ATGGATCATCGTAACAGTCTACTTACGCTGTATATGGTTATGGTGGTGGCGGTGGTGGCCGTGGCTGCGGGGCTATTGTTACTGCTGTACCAGGATAGCTTTGCAAAAAAACAGGCGCATTTGCAAGATTTGGCCACCAATCAAGCACGTTTGATTGATGAGGTAGCCAATTTCAATCATTCATATCGTCATGATTATCCAACCGGTGCGGTAGAGGCGACCATAAGTCAGATCCGCGATGCCCATGGCAAGAGCATTGGATTTGGTCAAACGGGGGAGTTTATTATTGCCTACCGTAAGTCTGGTCATAGTCACGTTCATTTTATTGTGGCACACCGTTTTACGCAGGCGGTCACCCCATCCTTTCGGGAAAACCCCAACCATCTTCACCCTGCTATGGCCCGTGCCATGGCCGGGGAGAGCGGCTTTATGGAGGGTACCGACTATCGGGGTAAGCAGGTTTTGATCGCTTACGCACCGGTGGTCAAGCTGCGTATGGGGGTGGTGGCTAAAATGGATGTGCAAGAGGTCCTTGCCCCCTTTGAGCGAATCTTAAAAATAGGCTTATCAATAACGTTATTGCTCATAGGCGGGGGGAGCGTTGCCTATCTGTGGGTTGCCAAGGGTGTGGCCGGGCGCATGGAGTGGCAGCATCAAAGGTTGGCTATGTTGGTTGAGGGTATGCCTGCTGTCATCTATACCGAGGATCTCCGCACACAACTTCCTTACTATGTGTCACCCCAAGCGGTGGTATTGTTGGGGGGGCAGGGGTGCCAAGCTGACGAACCCCTGGATGTTTGGTGGAACCGTCATGTGTGGGCTGAGGATTGGGAAACGCTACAGCACGCGCGACAGATGCTCAAAAAGCACAAACGTCCGATGCAGGTCGAGTACCGTATGGTGCGTCAAGACGGTCAGCTTATTTGGGTGCGCGATGTGGCCCGTTTGGTGTGTGATGAGCAGGGGCTGCCACTGTTGGTGCAGGGTATGGTGATGGATGTGAGCGAGGCGCGGCATACCCATGAAAAGCTCATTGCCAGTGAGGTTAGATTTCGTCAACTCTATGAAAATGCACCGATAGCCTATCAATCGCTCAATACGGAAGGGGTGATTCAAAATGTCAACCAGGCATGGTTGAAGAAAACCGGTTATGAGCTTTCGCAAGTATTGGATCACTCCCTGTTTGAGTTTCTGGTGGTGGGCCAAGAGCAGGAGGTTGCCAAAAAATTTGAGGCCTTTTTACAAGCAGGTTATGTTCAAGATTTGCACTATGAGCTGCGCTGTGCCGATGGTCGAGCCCTTAAAGTTTCCATCAATGGGCAGGTGAGTCGGGACCGCTCGGGTCGGTTGGTTAAGACGCACTGTGTTTTAACCGACATTACGGAGCAAGACCGTGCGGCGCAGGCGTTGCAGGAGAGCGAAAGCCGGTTACGGCTGATTTTAGCGTCAACGGGGGAGGGTCTGTTTGGTCTGGATTTGCAGGGGAACTTTATCTTTGCTAACCCAGCTTGCTTGCGCATGATGGGCTATAGGGATGATCGTCAGCTATTGGGTAAGCCGATGCTGGAAATTGTCAGTTGTTGTTCCTCCCAATTTGTACGGCGGGGGAAGGGGAGCTGCCCGATTAGTCAAATTTTAAAAACGGGCCTGCCCAACCACGCTGAAGGAGAGCTGTTTCGGCGGGCGGATGGTAGCTTTTTTAGTACCGAATTTTGGTCGCATCCCATTCAGCAAAACGGGGAGCTGGTGGGTGCGGTGGTAACCTTTATCGACATCAGCCAGCGGGTACTCAACCAGACGGCGTTAAAGGCGTCTGAGCTTAAATACCGCACCATTTTTGAGTCGGTACCGACCCCGCTGCTTATTTTGGATACCAGCGGCGTGGTGAGGGATGTCAACTCCGCGCATCAAAGCACGTTTGGCCGTTTTGCCGGGGGCTCGTTGATGGGGGTTTCTATCCGAGAGCATCCGGGGGTGGCGGGTTCGCTGTTGGCAGAGAGCTTTTTGGCGCTGGCTAAGGGTGAGCCGATGCCCTTGCAACAGGCCAGCTATACCATGGAAGCAGAGGGTGAGGCGATTCACTTTAATGTGAGAGGCGTGCCCTTTGTAACACGCGATGGTGAGGGGCGTGAGGATCTGCAAGGGGCGTTGGTGATTCATGAAAACATCACAGACCTCAAACAGACCGAGCTGAAGTTGCGCAAGGCGGTGGAGGAGGCCGATTGCGCCACCCATGCTAAGGGGGATTTTTTGGCGGTCATGAGTCATGAGATCCGCACCCCTATGAACTTGGTGGTGGGCATGGCCGAGCTGTTGTTAGAAACCGATGTCAATGCCGAGCAAAAACACTATCTGGAAAAGTTACAGAAGGCGGGGGATACGCTGCTTAGTTTGATCAATAATATTCTTGATTTAACCAAATTAGACGAGGGCCAGCTCAAGTTGCTGGACGAGCCTTTTGCGCCACAGGCGTTGTTGGATGAGGTGTCTGGCATCATCTCCCTAGCGGCTGAGGCTAAGGGACTGACCCTGAGTTGCGAGATTCAGGAGGGGGTGCCTGAGCGGGTCTTGGGGGATTCGGTGCGCATCAAGCAGGTATTGCTTAATCTGCTCTCCAACGCCTTAAAATTTACCCAGCAAGGGTTTATTCGTTTGTCGCTGACGGTTGAGGGCGCGGAGGGGGCGCAGCAGCTCTGTTATGCGGTCAGTGATAGTGGCATGGGCATACCCGATTACCACTTGGACGAGGTGTTTGAGCGGTTTTCCCAGGGGGATAGCAGCATGACCCGCCGGTTTGGGGGCAGCGGTCTGGGCTTGGCGATCTGTAAAAAGTTGGTTATTTTGATGCAAGGGCAGATCCAGGTTAGCAGTCAGGTGGACGTTGGGGCCATCTTTCAGATTCGTTTACCGTTACGTGCGGCGGCGTTGGCCCCTGCGTCGTCCCAGCAGCAGGTGAAGCGCCGTTTGAACCAAGGGGTTAGGGTACTGCTTGCTGAAGATGCCGTTGATAATCGCATGCTCATACAGGCCTATTTGCGCAATTCCCCCCATGATTTAGTGATGGTGGAGGATGGTCAACAGGCTCTACAGCTTATAGAAGAGGGGACTGATTTTAACCTGATTCTCATGGATGTGCAGATGCCGGTGATGGATGGCTATAGTGCCACCCGCGCCATTTTGGCAGAGTTGGGGGCCCAACAGCGGCCCCCTTGCCCCATTGTGGCTTTAACGGCCCATGCGTTGGAGGGGGACCAAGCGCGTAGTTTGCAGGCGGGTTGTGTGGCGCATTTGACCAAGCCAATCAAAAAGAAAATTTTGTTAGAGGCCATCCAAACCTATGCGCGGCTAGCCCCATAG